A genomic segment from uncultured Desulfuromonas sp. encodes:
- a CDS encoding cytochrome c3 family protein: MKLTCFPWMKSYLSVALAMNILLSLLFSFPVRASVTGPCSNCHTMHNTQNGTPLSGSVNETLLVSSCVGCHTSAGPETIIDLGPTRVPIVFNTTGYPEKPLAGGNFYDVAAAGGNHDSHGHNVYGISHVDNELGHAPMDMWGAGCTNACHNSLAIPKSSMPGYNFNGCQGCHQKYKHHGDTLADGAMETEGSGWYRFLGGHDARYGGPDVWPTAYVAGIEDADWEQNPDSGHNRYYEVLRGTNDYTFLMNTQSMSSFCLGCHYAAHFRTEDTTTNVWIRHPTMIRLPTTGEFADYNPETDYDATVPVGWLNPTSPARNDAMVMCLSCHRAHGSQYPDMLRWNYVGMTAGGGDSNEGCFRCHSSKDT; this comes from the coding sequence GTGAAATTGACTTGTTTTCCCTGGATGAAATCATATCTATCCGTTGCACTGGCAATGAATATCCTGCTGAGCCTGTTGTTCTCTTTTCCTGTCAGAGCTTCCGTAACCGGTCCCTGTTCCAATTGTCATACGATGCACAATACGCAGAATGGAACACCGCTCAGTGGTAGCGTCAATGAGACACTACTGGTTTCATCGTGCGTGGGTTGTCACACGTCTGCAGGACCTGAAACGATCATTGATTTAGGACCGACACGGGTGCCGATTGTTTTTAATACGACAGGCTATCCTGAAAAACCCTTGGCTGGGGGCAATTTCTATGATGTGGCAGCAGCGGGGGGCAATCATGACAGCCATGGTCATAACGTTTATGGGATCAGTCATGTCGACAATGAGCTGGGCCATGCGCCGATGGACATGTGGGGAGCGGGCTGCACGAATGCCTGTCATAATTCACTGGCGATTCCTAAAAGCAGTATGCCTGGATACAATTTTAATGGCTGCCAGGGATGTCATCAAAAGTATAAGCATCATGGTGACACGCTGGCTGATGGTGCTATGGAGACAGAGGGAAGTGGCTGGTATCGTTTTCTCGGTGGCCATGATGCCCGCTATGGTGGCCCTGATGTTTGGCCCACGGCCTATGTGGCCGGGATTGAGGATGCCGATTGGGAGCAGAATCCGGATTCTGGGCACAACCGCTATTATGAGGTTCTCAGAGGAACAAACGACTATACCTTCCTGATGAATACCCAGTCTATGAGCAGTTTTTGCCTGGGTTGCCATTATGCGGCCCATTTTCGAACAGAAGATACAACCACTAACGTATGGATACGCCATCCAACGATGATACGTTTGCCGACGACCGGAGAATTTGCCGATTACAATCCCGAGACGGATTACGATGCGACAGTCCCGGTTGGCTGGTTGAATCCGACCAGCCCGGCACGCAATGATGCCATGGTCATGTGCCTGTCCTGTCATCGTGCTCATGGGAGCCAATATCCCGATATGCTGCGGTGGAATTACGTCGGCATGACGGCGGGTGGTGGGGACAGCAATGAGGGCTGTTTTAGGTGCCATTCCAGTAAGGATACTTAA
- a CDS encoding enoyl-CoA hydratase-related protein, whose amino-acid sequence MSNVIYEKKDRIATITLNRPEALNALDDALNDELWTIWNDFNTDPAVDVAIVTGSGKSFCAGADLKTFIPKWEKASMLAPRDNVAKGIAGGITRGQHRIYKPIIAAINGHAIGGGFELALACDIRIASQRAKFGVFEVRYGLHQGDGGLVRLVSIAGMATALELTLTGREVSADEALRLGLVSTVVAPEELMATAQSYAEMILKNSQQAVRSAKETIFDIVGRSLDDALRLETINGYSNLGDFSEARERLAAFYEKKSI is encoded by the coding sequence ATGAGCAATGTCATCTATGAAAAGAAAGATCGAATTGCCACCATCACGCTGAATCGCCCTGAAGCCCTCAACGCTCTGGATGATGCTCTCAATGATGAATTGTGGACGATCTGGAACGACTTCAACACAGATCCAGCCGTTGACGTTGCCATCGTCACCGGCTCAGGCAAGTCTTTTTGCGCCGGTGCCGACCTCAAGACCTTTATCCCGAAATGGGAAAAAGCCTCGATGCTGGCGCCACGAGACAATGTCGCCAAAGGAATTGCCGGTGGCATTACCAGAGGGCAGCATCGCATCTATAAGCCGATTATTGCCGCGATCAATGGACACGCCATTGGCGGTGGCTTTGAATTGGCCTTAGCTTGCGATATTCGCATTGCCTCACAACGGGCCAAATTCGGTGTCTTTGAAGTGCGCTATGGTTTGCATCAGGGCGATGGCGGACTGGTGCGGCTCGTGTCCATCGCGGGTATGGCGACGGCTCTGGAACTGACTTTGACCGGGCGTGAGGTTTCAGCGGATGAAGCGCTGCGTTTAGGGTTGGTGAGCACGGTTGTGGCGCCGGAAGAGTTGATGGCCACCGCGCAATCTTATGCCGAAATGATTTTGAAAAACAGCCAGCAAGCGGTTCGCTCCGCCAAAGAAACGATTTTTGATATTGTCGGTCGCTCTCTGGATGATGCGCTGCGCTTAGAAACAATCAATGGCTATTCGAATCTGGGAGATTTCAGCGAGGCGCGAGAACGGCTGGCTGCCTTCTACGAAAAGAAATCGATATAG
- a CDS encoding Fic family protein has product MTKQQTFIPDKNGTLRVETHRSGIFVFQIGLDFNALELPYIRAQEAYARFASMPKVGDIANELERLTLVTSVHSTNSIEGGELDEIQTQVAIDLKPEDVKTEAQRRVTNLKGAYELAAQFADFSFNNFLDENQQEEGQVQGILKIAISEEMITDLHQCITAGLTHEDNTPGTYRNNPKTRKTQVGDAQHGGVYTPPKCVEDIALIMQAFVAWANSDAVMELPPLLRAPLLHYYLELIHPFWDGNGRTGRVIEALTLQCARYQYAPYAISRYYLDHLDEYFALFNHCRKLAKEKEEYPNTEFVRFHLNGFLSTINRLHDRANNIISMLLYKFQINQLHESKEINSRQFTILSQLEATAKRFRYEELKAEPWYRSLYLKLTNRTMKRDLEKLTDLGMIRISSEGKIEIQYAVSPITLSEYPVTAV; this is encoded by the coding sequence ATGACAAAACAGCAGACATTTATCCCGGATAAAAATGGGACCTTAAGGGTTGAAACCCATCGTTCCGGAATTTTTGTCTTTCAAATCGGCCTCGATTTCAATGCGCTTGAACTACCCTATATTCGCGCCCAAGAGGCGTATGCACGTTTCGCCAGCATGCCCAAAGTCGGTGATATCGCAAACGAGCTGGAACGTCTGACCTTGGTCACCTCGGTCCACAGCACCAACAGCATCGAAGGCGGTGAGCTGGATGAAATCCAAACCCAAGTTGCCATCGATCTAAAGCCTGAAGACGTCAAAACCGAAGCCCAAAGGCGGGTAACTAATCTCAAAGGGGCTTATGAGCTTGCCGCTCAATTTGCAGACTTTTCTTTCAATAACTTTCTGGATGAAAATCAGCAGGAAGAAGGTCAAGTTCAGGGAATATTGAAAATTGCGATATCCGAAGAAATGATTACAGATCTCCATCAGTGTATAACTGCTGGTCTGACCCATGAAGACAACACACCGGGAACTTATCGCAACAATCCCAAAACCAGAAAAACCCAGGTTGGCGATGCACAGCATGGCGGTGTGTACACGCCACCAAAATGCGTTGAAGATATCGCCCTCATTATGCAGGCCTTTGTCGCCTGGGCCAATAGCGATGCGGTCATGGAACTGCCCCCGTTGTTACGTGCTCCTCTACTCCATTACTATCTCGAACTGATCCATCCCTTTTGGGACGGAAATGGCCGTACCGGCAGAGTCATTGAGGCGCTCACGCTACAATGTGCGCGCTACCAATATGCACCGTACGCGATTTCCCGCTATTATCTCGACCATCTCGACGAATACTTTGCCTTATTCAACCACTGTCGCAAGCTGGCAAAAGAAAAGGAAGAGTATCCCAATACGGAGTTCGTCCGTTTTCATCTCAATGGTTTTCTCAGTACCATCAACAGACTTCATGACCGAGCGAATAACATCATTTCCATGCTGTTATACAAGTTTCAGATCAATCAACTCCATGAGTCAAAAGAGATCAATTCAAGACAGTTCACGATTCTGAGTCAGCTCGAAGCCACTGCCAAACGGTTCAGATATGAGGAACTAAAAGCAGAACCCTGGTACCGTTCGCTCTATCTCAAACTGACCAATCGGACGATGAAACGGGATCTGGAGAAGTTGACCGACCTGGGCATGATCAGGATTAGCTCGGAGGGAAAAATAGAAATTCAATATGCCGTTTCACCGATAACACTTTCTGAATATCCAGTGACGGCGGTTTAA
- the hrpB gene encoding ATP-dependent helicase HrpB, which yields MSLPIDHILPQLLSELQTHDSVVLQAEPGAGKTTRVPLALLDAAWLQGQRIIMLEPRRLAAVHAARYMSRQLGEEPGQTVGYTIRHQQAVSQQTRIEVVTEGVLTRRLQNDPTLDGVGLIIFDEFHERALQADLGMALVGDVRAALRDDLKVLVMSATLDGAALADYFGGCPMVSSGGRSYPVEVFHLGDDGDRLENQVSRAVHKAVAEQPGDVLVFLPGAREIQRCCDALAGRLGGATLVLPLYGALPFEQQQQAIQPTAQRKVVLATNIAETSLTIEGVRVVIDSGLERLMTFEPRTGMNRLVTRRISQASVRQRSGRAGRTEPGACYRLWSAQTEAAMIDYVAPEIMRSDLTALALELIAWGVTEADALPWVDAPPAAHLNAAFSLLQQLDAIDEQRRLTTIGRAMTRLPLHPRLARMLVAAEDESEQVLACQLTVVLETPQWFRAGQGDTVSDSDLLDHLEQWQPHGKKSSLRIPLLADQSYRQLCRRLGCSSTTAPSRDGAALGKFLIAAYPDRVAQKRDGSQDQFLLSNGRGARLSPRCQVRQHRWLVAVDVEFSPSGEALIHSASALDERQLDAVWPHPVTWQMETVWDDAGQRVMTREVRRWGALILSSRPHALNAEQALPIVLEQIRLTGLERLNWSKESLRLRQRMAFVQHHQLVADWPQLDDAALLDTLNIWLAPWLNGMSRLEQVTKLNLLEPLSSLLSWPQRQQLDELAPERLTVPSGSNIALDYSDPQQPVLAAKLQELFGWQQTPRVGGGRVPVMLHLLSPAQRPMQTTMDLANFWATTYDEVKKELKGRYPKHPWPDDPLQAPAQRGVKKRPER from the coding sequence ATGTCTCTTCCCATAGACCATATCCTGCCGCAATTACTGAGCGAGCTGCAAACGCACGACAGCGTTGTTCTGCAGGCCGAACCGGGCGCGGGTAAGACCACGCGGGTGCCGTTGGCGTTGCTCGATGCTGCATGGTTGCAGGGACAGCGCATTATCATGCTGGAACCGCGCCGTCTGGCTGCGGTGCACGCCGCACGCTATATGAGCCGCCAGCTCGGTGAGGAGCCGGGGCAGACCGTGGGTTACACCATTCGCCATCAGCAGGCGGTAAGCCAACAGACGCGCATTGAGGTGGTGACCGAAGGGGTGTTGACCCGGCGCTTGCAAAACGACCCGACTCTCGACGGCGTGGGGCTGATCATTTTCGATGAATTTCACGAGCGGGCGTTGCAGGCTGATCTCGGCATGGCCTTGGTCGGTGACGTGCGCGCGGCGTTACGTGATGATCTGAAAGTGCTGGTGATGTCGGCGACGCTCGATGGCGCGGCGTTGGCGGATTACTTCGGCGGCTGCCCGATGGTGTCGAGTGGCGGGCGTAGCTATCCGGTGGAGGTGTTTCATCTCGGCGATGATGGCGACCGATTGGAGAATCAAGTCAGCCGGGCGGTGCATAAGGCCGTGGCGGAACAACCGGGTGATGTGCTGGTGTTTCTGCCGGGGGCGCGGGAGATTCAACGGTGTTGTGATGCGTTGGCCGGACGGCTGGGTGGCGCTACCTTAGTGTTGCCGTTGTACGGTGCCTTGCCGTTTGAGCAGCAACAGCAGGCCATTCAGCCGACAGCGCAGCGCAAGGTGGTGCTGGCCACCAACATCGCCGAAACCAGTTTGACCATTGAAGGCGTGCGGGTGGTGATCGACAGCGGTCTGGAACGGCTGATGACCTTTGAACCGCGCACCGGCATGAATCGGCTGGTGACGCGGCGTATTTCGCAGGCCAGCGTGCGCCAGCGCAGTGGCCGTGCCGGGCGTACGGAACCGGGAGCCTGTTATCGGCTGTGGTCGGCGCAGACCGAAGCGGCCATGATCGACTATGTGGCGCCGGAGATCATGCGCAGTGACTTGACCGCCTTGGCTTTGGAGCTGATCGCCTGGGGCGTGACCGAGGCCGACGCTTTGCCATGGGTGGATGCACCGCCTGCGGCCCATCTCAATGCCGCCTTCAGTCTGCTGCAGCAGTTGGATGCGATTGACGAGCAACGCCGCCTGACCACGATTGGCCGGGCCATGACCCGTTTGCCGTTGCATCCACGGTTGGCGCGAATGCTGGTGGCGGCTGAAGATGAAAGCGAGCAGGTTTTGGCCTGCCAGCTGACCGTGGTGTTGGAAACGCCGCAATGGTTTCGAGCCGGGCAGGGCGATACGGTGAGTGACAGTGATCTGCTCGACCATCTGGAACAGTGGCAGCCGCATGGTAAGAAATCCTCACTGCGTATTCCACTCTTGGCCGATCAAAGCTATCGCCAACTGTGTCGTCGGTTGGGCTGCTCGTCAACCACCGCGCCGAGCCGGGATGGGGCAGCGCTGGGGAAATTCTTGATTGCCGCGTATCCCGATCGGGTTGCTCAGAAACGGGATGGCAGCCAGGATCAGTTCCTGCTCAGCAATGGCCGTGGTGCTCGCCTGTCGCCGCGTTGTCAGGTACGTCAGCATCGCTGGCTGGTGGCGGTAGATGTCGAATTCTCCCCCTCGGGAGAAGCGTTGATCCATAGTGCTTCAGCGCTGGATGAGCGTCAGCTGGATGCGGTGTGGCCGCACCCGGTGACCTGGCAGATGGAAACAGTTTGGGATGACGCCGGGCAGCGGGTTATGACGCGCGAAGTGCGGCGCTGGGGGGCGTTAATCCTCTCGTCACGTCCACATGCGCTAAATGCGGAACAGGCTCTGCCGATTGTGCTGGAGCAGATCCGCCTTACTGGTTTGGAACGCTTGAACTGGTCCAAGGAGTCGCTCCGGTTAAGACAGCGGATGGCGTTTGTTCAACACCATCAACTGGTCGCTGATTGGCCTCAGCTGGATGATGCGGCTTTGCTGGACACGCTCAATATCTGGTTAGCTCCGTGGCTGAACGGGATGAGTCGTCTGGAACAGGTGACCAAGCTGAACCTGCTGGAACCTCTCTCCAGCCTGTTGAGTTGGCCACAGCGGCAACAATTGGATGAACTGGCGCCGGAGCGGCTGACGGTGCCGAGTGGTTCCAATATTGCTCTCGACTACAGCGATCCGCAGCAGCCGGTATTGGCGGCGAAATTACAGGAACTGTTCGGCTGGCAGCAGACGCCACGTGTTGGCGGCGGTCGGGTGCCGGTCATGCTGCACCTGCTGTCACCCGCGCAACGTCCTATGCAGACCACCATGGATCTGGCCAACTTCTGGGCGACCACCTATGACGAAGTCAAAAAGGAACTCAAAGGGCGCTACCCCAAACATCCGTGGCCGGATGATCCGTTGCAGGCTCCGGCGCAGCGCGGTGTCAAAAAGCGGCCGGAGCGCTAA
- a CDS encoding peptidylprolyl isomerase, with protein sequence MAIASARHILVPTEEKCLEIKSQIEAGATDFAKAAKKFSQCPSGRNGGDLGQFAPGQMVKEFDEVVFSGEVGKVLGPVKTQFGYHLIEVTKRS encoded by the coding sequence ATGGCTATTGCCAGCGCCCGTCACATTCTTGTTCCGACCGAAGAAAAATGCCTTGAAATCAAATCACAGATCGAAGCCGGTGCCACCGATTTTGCCAAAGCCGCCAAGAAGTTTTCCCAGTGCCCGTCCGGCCGCAACGGTGGTGATCTCGGTCAGTTCGCTCCTGGTCAGATGGTCAAGGAGTTTGACGAAGTGGTGTTCAGCGGCGAAGTGGGCAAAGTGCTCGGTCCGGTCAAGACCCAGTTTGGTTATCACCTGATTGAGGTGACCAAGCGTTCCTAA
- a CDS encoding TetR/AcrR family transcriptional regulator, producing MGRPNLKKEVIEEAAIRLFATKGLARTVIRDIAHEAGVTEGALYKHYPSKDAMAWALFQREIDRFTAPFAELLAEEIPAAQRLVKAIHYTYDYYQQSPTRFTFILLTQHGFPEEDLEAQTNPNDVIIRFIEELHGEKPGDAVLMAAMVMGAVMQPLVMHRYGRLPLISEAIVTEVSRAVCRLLEVNDAD from the coding sequence ATGGGACGACCCAATTTAAAAAAAGAAGTGATCGAGGAAGCGGCCATCCGCTTGTTTGCCACCAAAGGGCTGGCGCGGACGGTGATTCGCGATATTGCCCATGAAGCCGGGGTGACGGAAGGGGCACTGTATAAGCACTATCCCAGCAAAGACGCCATGGCCTGGGCCTTGTTTCAGCGCGAGATTGATCGTTTCACCGCGCCGTTTGCCGAACTGCTGGCCGAGGAGATTCCCGCGGCACAACGGCTGGTGAAGGCGATTCATTACACCTACGACTACTACCAGCAATCTCCGACCCGCTTTACCTTTATCCTGCTCACCCAGCACGGCTTTCCCGAGGAAGATCTCGAAGCGCAGACCAACCCCAATGATGTGATTATCCGCTTCATTGAAGAGCTGCACGGCGAGAAGCCAGGCGATGCGGTTTTGATGGCGGCCATGGTCATGGGCGCGGTCATGCAGCCGCTGGTGATGCACCGTTATGGACGCCTTCCGCTGATCAGCGAGGCGATTGTCACCGAAGTAAGCCGGGCGGTGTGTCGCCTGCTGGAGGTGAATGATGCGGACTGA
- a CDS encoding CPBP family intramembrane glutamic endopeptidase: protein MMRTDVKAWAWLVLWLVFPALATWTSFTLQWWPQVLYPLSKVVLVVAPFVVWRIRCVKEASRQAGINATRGLWGLISGAVLGAVIFAAWQGLFQGQINDDGIAAKLTSLNLIDHYWSVALFIAMVNSLLEEWYWRGFVFERLRQRRLAAVWVVLLGGIGFGLHHYFTLIVYFSLPITLFFTFATMVAGALWSWMRSRGVSLVDCYVSHLIADVALLWIGWQLLGGTHVV from the coding sequence ATGATGCGGACTGATGTGAAAGCCTGGGCGTGGCTGGTGCTGTGGCTGGTGTTTCCGGCCCTGGCGACCTGGACTTCATTTACCTTGCAGTGGTGGCCGCAGGTGCTTTATCCGCTGTCCAAGGTGGTACTGGTTGTTGCGCCTTTTGTGGTGTGGCGCATCCGTTGCGTAAAAGAGGCATCACGTCAGGCGGGCATCAACGCGACCCGTGGCCTTTGGGGGCTGATCAGCGGGGCGGTGCTGGGTGCCGTTATCTTTGCCGCCTGGCAGGGGCTGTTTCAAGGCCAGATTAATGACGATGGCATAGCCGCCAAGCTGACCTCCCTCAATCTGATTGATCATTACTGGAGCGTGGCGTTGTTCATCGCCATGGTCAACAGCCTGCTGGAGGAATGGTACTGGCGCGGTTTCGTGTTTGAGCGCCTGCGGCAACGCCGGTTGGCGGCGGTGTGGGTGGTGCTGCTCGGCGGCATCGGCTTTGGTTTACACCATTATTTCACTTTAATTGTTTATTTCTCTTTACCGATTACGTTATTTTTCACATTCGCCACCATGGTTGCCGGGGCTCTGTGGAGCTGGATGCGCAGCCGTGGGGTGTCACTGGTTGACTGTTATGTCAGCCACCTGATTGCCGATGTTGCCCTGTTGTGGATCGGCTGGCAATTACTCGGAGGGACGCATGTCGTATGA
- a CDS encoding MFS transporter translates to MSYDPQVQEQIRQGRNKFVAMAATYFLGAFNDNFFKQAALLLAVSTAMTQLQGTATTLFALPFILFSAGAGWLADRYSKKHVVIGVKFLELLAMLIGAWGVITLHWNGILAMVFIMSLQSTLFGPAINGSIPELYPSAYVTKANAVLKLVTTLAILMGIALAGIALDRGIPEDHYYAGRLVVGGGVVLVSLIGVITSFGVVKRPAQGTKTPFPWLGPWHSACDLWRLRQDRPLFLAIMGDTFFYFMASLVVLVINTLGVQQLGYSSTLTSLLVVALMIGICVGSFLAARLTRVDRWTHVVAPSALGLGAGLIVSGLTPLLPPVIQLPLLFLSFIVSGCCGGIFIIPQSSFIQVRPADHERGRVISVSNFGAFSGILLSGQLFTLLDLTMTPSWAMVVCGGLALVAGLAFRQLLTKEQWRV, encoded by the coding sequence ATGTCGTATGATCCGCAGGTTCAGGAACAGATTCGCCAGGGGCGCAACAAATTCGTGGCCATGGCGGCCACCTATTTTCTCGGTGCTTTCAATGATAACTTCTTCAAACAGGCCGCGCTGCTGCTGGCAGTCAGCACGGCCATGACCCAGTTGCAGGGCACGGCCACCACCTTGTTTGCCCTGCCGTTCATCCTGTTTTCCGCCGGGGCCGGTTGGCTGGCGGACCGCTACAGTAAAAAACATGTGGTGATTGGTGTCAAATTTCTCGAACTGCTGGCCATGCTGATCGGCGCCTGGGGCGTGATCACCCTGCACTGGAACGGGATTCTAGCCATGGTATTCATTATGTCGTTGCAGTCGACGCTGTTTGGTCCAGCGATTAACGGCTCCATCCCGGAACTCTACCCCAGCGCCTATGTCACCAAGGCGAACGCGGTTCTCAAGCTGGTGACCACCCTGGCGATTCTCATGGGTATCGCCCTTGCCGGGATTGCGCTGGACCGGGGAATCCCCGAAGATCATTACTATGCCGGACGGCTGGTGGTCGGCGGCGGTGTGGTGCTGGTGTCGCTGATCGGCGTGATCACCAGCTTTGGTGTGGTCAAGCGTCCGGCCCAAGGCACCAAGACCCCGTTCCCCTGGTTGGGACCGTGGCATTCGGCCTGTGACCTGTGGCGACTGCGTCAGGATCGGCCCCTGTTTCTGGCGATCATGGGCGATACGTTCTTCTACTTCATGGCCTCGCTGGTGGTGCTGGTGATCAATACCCTCGGCGTGCAACAGCTCGGTTACAGTTCGACCCTCACCAGTCTGCTGGTGGTGGCGCTGATGATCGGGATTTGCGTCGGCTCGTTTCTGGCGGCGCGTCTGACCCGGGTCGACCGCTGGACCCATGTGGTGGCGCCGTCGGCGCTGGGCCTGGGCGCGGGGTTGATCGTCAGCGGCCTGACTCCACTGCTCCCTCCGGTGATCCAGTTGCCGCTGCTGTTCCTCTCGTTTATCGTCAGCGGCTGTTGCGGCGGGATTTTTATCATCCCCCAATCCAGTTTTATCCAGGTTCGGCCTGCCGATCATGAGCGTGGCCGGGTCATTTCCGTGTCCAACTTCGGCGCCTTCAGCGGCATTCTGTTATCGGGTCAGCTGTTTACCCTGCTCGATCTGACCATGACCCCGTCCTGGGCCATGGTGGTGTGCGGCGGACTGGCCCTGGTGGCCGGGCTGGCCTTTCGTCAACTCTTGACCAAGGAGCAATGGCGTGTTTAG